From the genome of Actinacidiphila yeochonensis CN732, one region includes:
- a CDS encoding WXG100-like domain-containing protein — protein MIDAHHVPPELQNLLMVVVGNKWPTGDEAALRAEAETWREVATALGSCAADLADVDRNVDAGLEGATRDAVDTFLHALVGAQATQGTQGTGASGAGPLLPDIVRCCDDAADALDGLANEIETLRIEILGSLAVLAVQLLVDATVLLFFGGAAAAAAEITLARVLCLAFLRRAATRALTRVAESVLAQVGFALLAQVIELGQHHRRSLDGGELATAAVNGAVAGTIGFGAGLLGGALGHGVGKAAADLAGLGTVGRSVVDLAWHSGVSSLTGMAEGAAQDATSGLSGDWVSGAANGAFNSFWGARHTAMNPRNLGSISPADHLEPALDDLLDDLFTPSRPPAGTPAATGDSPTGLSPTQTFDPAPSLPPDAPAQPTDTLPSDLTVNPWADTTPWPENAPVVLGASWTEANPWAQGSSWDGEEAAPGARKGSTSTTSTTSTGSDPTRAPARGTASEGTGSPWTDVNPWGRSPWEDDSPDQDAPGITPATSQPPWTDGPPVPVATSSSGTPVGGTGTAPGPVPDEANPWESTWDDPWASTGPGSAGT, from the coding sequence GTGATCGACGCCCACCACGTGCCGCCCGAGCTGCAGAACCTGCTCATGGTGGTCGTGGGCAACAAGTGGCCCACCGGCGACGAGGCGGCGCTGCGCGCCGAGGCCGAGACCTGGCGCGAGGTCGCGACCGCCCTCGGCTCCTGCGCCGCCGACCTCGCCGACGTGGACCGGAACGTGGACGCCGGGCTGGAGGGGGCGACCCGCGACGCCGTCGACACCTTCCTGCACGCGCTGGTCGGCGCCCAGGCCACCCAGGGCACCCAGGGCACCGGGGCGAGCGGCGCCGGCCCGCTGCTGCCCGACATCGTCCGCTGCTGCGACGACGCCGCGGACGCGCTGGACGGCCTCGCCAACGAGATCGAGACCCTGCGGATCGAGATCCTCGGCTCGCTGGCCGTCCTCGCCGTCCAGCTGCTGGTGGACGCGACCGTACTGCTCTTCTTCGGCGGCGCGGCTGCCGCGGCGGCCGAGATCACCCTGGCCCGGGTGCTGTGCCTCGCCTTCCTGCGCCGGGCCGCCACCCGGGCGCTGACCCGGGTCGCCGAGTCGGTGCTGGCCCAGGTGGGTTTCGCGCTGCTGGCGCAGGTCATCGAGCTGGGCCAGCACCACCGCCGGTCGCTGGACGGCGGGGAGCTGGCCACAGCCGCGGTGAACGGCGCGGTGGCCGGCACCATCGGGTTCGGCGCCGGGCTGCTCGGCGGGGCGCTCGGCCACGGCGTCGGCAAGGCGGCGGCCGACCTGGCGGGGCTGGGGACGGTGGGCCGGAGCGTGGTCGACCTGGCCTGGCACAGCGGGGTCTCGTCGCTCACCGGCATGGCGGAGGGCGCCGCGCAGGACGCCACCTCCGGGCTCTCCGGGGACTGGGTGTCCGGTGCGGCGAACGGCGCGTTCAACAGCTTCTGGGGTGCGCGGCACACCGCGATGAACCCCCGGAACCTGGGCTCGATCTCCCCGGCCGACCACCTGGAGCCCGCGCTGGACGACCTGCTGGACGACCTCTTCACCCCCTCCCGGCCACCGGCCGGCACCCCGGCGGCCACCGGGGACTCCCCCACCGGGCTGAGCCCGACGCAGACCTTCGACCCTGCCCCCTCCCTGCCGCCCGACGCCCCCGCCCAGCCGACGGACACCCTGCCCTCCGACCTCACCGTCAACCCCTGGGCCGACACCACCCCTTGGCCGGAGAACGCCCCCGTGGTCCTGGGCGCCTCCTGGACCGAGGCCAACCCCTGGGCGCAGGGCTCCTCCTGGGACGGTGAGGAGGCCGCTCCCGGGGCCCGGAAGGGCTCCACGTCCACGACGTCCACGACGTCCACCGGCTCCGACCCCACCCGCGCCCCGGCCCGCGGCACCGCTTCCGAGGGGACGGGTTCCCCCTGGACGGACGTCAACCCCTGGGGCAGGTCCCCCTGGGAGGACGACTCTCCCGATCAGGACGCCCCCGGTATCACCCCCGCGACCTCGCAGCCCCCTTGGACGGACGGCCCGCCCGTCCCCGTGGCCACCTCCAGCTCCGGCACCCCTGTCGGCGGCACCGGCACGGCCCCCGGGCCCGTGCCCGACGAGGCCAACCCGTGGGAGAGCACCTGGGACGACCCGTGGGCGTCCACCGGTCCCGGGTCCGCCGGGACGTGA
- a CDS encoding SLC13 family permease: MTGWPAETLSAVVLAAVLAFAVVRPKRLPEAVAAVPGALLLLATGAVSLGHAREEVQRLGPVVGFLAAVLVLAQLCDGEGLFAACGAWMARAAGSSPQRLLVVVFVLASVTTAALSLDATVVLLTPVVFATAARVGARPKPHVYACAHLSNTASLLLPVSNLTNLLALATAGLSFTRFAALMALPWLVAIAVEYVVTRRFFARDLAVGTAGPWSGPPPAGSGSTRHDAPERAEAPPSGGSTRYEAADAAGAAGEPEGEPPVPVFALWTVAGTLAAFVGASVLDINPAWAAFAGAAVLAVRALLRRRTTPAALVRAADVPFLLFVLALGVVVRALVDNGLGDALGRLVPDGQGLPALLLLAALAAVLANVINNLPAVLVLLPLAAPSGPGAALAVLIGVDIGPNLTYAGSLATLLWRRVVHAHDTEVELGEFTRLGLLTVPAALVVAVVALWAGLQVMY, encoded by the coding sequence GTGACCGGGTGGCCGGCGGAGACGCTCTCCGCCGTGGTGCTCGCCGCGGTGCTGGCCTTCGCGGTGGTCCGCCCGAAGCGGCTGCCCGAGGCGGTCGCCGCGGTGCCGGGCGCGCTGCTGCTGCTCGCCACCGGGGCCGTCTCGCTCGGCCACGCCCGTGAGGAGGTCCAGCGGCTCGGCCCGGTCGTCGGCTTCCTGGCCGCCGTGCTGGTGCTGGCCCAGCTCTGCGACGGCGAGGGGCTGTTCGCGGCGTGCGGGGCCTGGATGGCGCGGGCGGCCGGCTCCAGCCCGCAGCGGCTGCTGGTCGTGGTCTTCGTCCTGGCCTCGGTGACCACGGCCGCGCTGAGCCTGGACGCCACGGTGGTGCTGCTGACGCCGGTGGTGTTCGCCACCGCCGCCCGGGTGGGGGCCCGGCCCAAACCGCACGTCTACGCGTGCGCCCACCTGTCCAACACCGCCTCGCTGCTGCTGCCGGTGTCCAACCTGACGAACCTGCTCGCCCTGGCCACGGCCGGCCTGAGCTTCACCCGGTTCGCCGCGCTGATGGCCCTGCCGTGGCTGGTGGCGATCGCCGTCGAGTACGTGGTGACGCGGCGGTTCTTCGCCCGCGACCTGGCCGTCGGCACCGCCGGCCCGTGGAGCGGCCCGCCGCCCGCCGGGTCCGGCAGCACCCGGCACGACGCCCCCGAGCGCGCCGAGGCACCGCCGTCCGGCGGCAGCACCCGGTACGAGGCGGCCGACGCGGCGGGCGCGGCCGGGGAGCCCGAGGGCGAGCCGCCGGTGCCGGTGTTCGCGCTGTGGACGGTGGCGGGGACGCTGGCCGCCTTCGTCGGCGCGTCCGTACTGGACATCAACCCGGCCTGGGCGGCGTTCGCCGGCGCCGCCGTCCTGGCCGTCCGCGCGCTGCTGCGGCGCCGCACCACCCCGGCGGCGCTGGTGCGCGCGGCCGACGTACCGTTCCTGCTCTTCGTGCTCGCGCTGGGCGTCGTGGTGCGGGCCCTGGTCGACAACGGGCTGGGCGACGCCCTGGGCAGGCTGGTGCCGGACGGTCAGGGGCTGCCCGCGCTGCTGCTGCTGGCCGCGCTGGCGGCGGTGCTGGCCAACGTGATCAACAACCTGCCGGCGGTGCTGGTGCTGCTGCCGCTGGCCGCGCCGTCCGGTCCGGGCGCGGCGCTGGCCGTACTGATCGGCGTGGACATCGGCCCCAACCTCACCTACGCCGGCTCGCTGGCCACGCTGCTGTGGCGGCGGGTGGTGCACGCGCACGACACCGAGGTGGAACTGGGCGAGTTCACCCGGCTGGGCCTGCTGACGGTGCCGGCGGCGCTGGTGGTCGCGGTGGTGGCGCTGTGGGCGGGGTTGCAGGTGATGTACTGA
- a CDS encoding tellurite resistance TerB family protein, with protein MALWDRFKESAQTMQTQLNAKKNDLKSGAFRDASMAMCALVAAADGSVDPVERRRVAALITGNEVLQNFSATDLQQRFDGYLDKLAADFDFGKVALLQEVAKVQKKPAEARAVIQIGIVIGGADSTFDKTEQGVVRDACYAVGLNPSEFDL; from the coding sequence ATGGCCCTGTGGGACCGCTTCAAGGAGTCCGCCCAGACCATGCAGACGCAGCTCAACGCGAAGAAGAACGACCTGAAGAGCGGGGCGTTCCGCGACGCGAGCATGGCGATGTGCGCCCTGGTGGCCGCAGCCGACGGCTCGGTGGACCCGGTGGAACGGCGCCGGGTGGCCGCGCTCATCACCGGCAACGAGGTGCTCCAGAACTTCTCCGCCACCGACCTCCAGCAGCGCTTCGACGGCTACCTGGACAAGCTGGCCGCCGACTTCGACTTCGGCAAGGTGGCGCTCCTCCAGGAGGTGGCCAAGGTGCAGAAGAAGCCGGCCGAGGCGCGGGCCGTTATCCAGATCGGCATCGTCATCGGCGGCGCGGACAGCACCTTCGACAAGACCGAGCAGGGCGTCGTACGCGACGCCTGCTACGCGGTCGGCCTCAACCCGTCCGAGTTCGACCTCTGA
- a CDS encoding helix-turn-helix transcriptional regulator — protein sequence MPDVDEHALALYQTLRAGGSEAAARAGGTGDSAAWRRLTELGLVETSGGRPEPVEPSTALIRAMEKYRAGTLRLVREAAALEETALALVTVYQPAAVRRIEALEVEYVTTLGAKLRAMTTFVAANRRSCDEMHLWLTPVEETLARGRMLDTEMVSRGVHIRTLYPRHLLGVPRAVRYFDELVAIGVEIRLIDDVPCDLVIGDGLTACLPGDPAAPRSSPLLLLRSQSVVGTLAAFYDDCWRRATPYPEPRRPAAAELSPQERVAIRLLAMGLSDDQIARKTGVHRRTVQRTVAKLMDRLGATSRFEAGLRLAQDPELSRVLPRPRMRSGPFTRT from the coding sequence ATGCCCGACGTGGACGAGCACGCGCTCGCGCTGTACCAGACTCTGCGCGCCGGCGGCTCGGAGGCCGCCGCACGCGCCGGCGGCACCGGGGACTCGGCGGCCTGGCGCCGGCTGACCGAACTGGGGCTGGTCGAGACCAGCGGCGGACGGCCCGAGCCGGTCGAACCCAGCACGGCTCTGATCCGGGCCATGGAGAAGTACCGGGCGGGGACCCTGCGCCTGGTGCGGGAGGCCGCCGCGCTGGAGGAGACCGCGCTGGCGCTGGTCACGGTCTACCAGCCGGCCGCGGTCCGGCGCATCGAGGCGCTGGAGGTCGAGTACGTCACCACGCTGGGCGCCAAGCTCCGCGCCATGACGACGTTCGTCGCCGCCAACCGCAGGTCCTGCGACGAGATGCACCTCTGGCTCACCCCGGTCGAGGAGACCCTGGCGCGGGGTCGGATGCTGGACACCGAGATGGTCTCGCGGGGCGTCCACATTCGCACCCTCTACCCGCGGCACCTGCTCGGGGTACCGCGGGCGGTGCGCTACTTCGACGAACTCGTCGCGATCGGCGTCGAGATACGGCTGATCGACGACGTCCCCTGCGACCTCGTCATCGGAGACGGCCTCACCGCGTGCCTGCCCGGCGACCCGGCCGCCCCCAGGAGCTCGCCGCTGCTCCTGCTGCGCAGCCAGAGCGTGGTCGGCACCCTGGCCGCGTTCTACGACGACTGCTGGCGGCGGGCCACGCCCTACCCGGAGCCGCGCCGCCCCGCCGCCGCCGAGCTGTCGCCGCAGGAGCGGGTCGCCATCCGGCTGCTGGCGATGGGGCTGAGCGACGACCAGATCGCCCGCAAGACCGGCGTGCACCGGCGCACCGTCCAGCGCACCGTCGCGAAGCTGATGGACCGGCTCGGGGCGACCAGCCGCTTCGAGGCCGGCCTCCGGCTCGCCCAGGACCCGGAGCTCTCCCGGGTCCTGCCCCGTCCCCGCATGCGCTCGGGCCCCTTCACCCGGACCTGA
- a CDS encoding TerD family protein, which produces MAVSLTKGGNVSLTKEAPGLTAVTVGLGWDVRTTTGTDFDLDASAIAVNASGRVYSDGHFVFFNNKQSPDQTIVHTGDNVTGQGEGDDEQINVNLAALPADVDKVVFPVSIYDAESRGQNFGQVRNAYIRILNQAGGAEIARYDLSEDAATETAMVFGELYRNGADWKFRAVGQGYASGLAGIASDFGVNI; this is translated from the coding sequence ATGGCGGTAAGCCTGACCAAGGGCGGCAACGTCTCGCTGACCAAGGAGGCGCCCGGACTCACGGCGGTCACCGTCGGCCTCGGGTGGGACGTGCGCACGACCACCGGTACGGACTTCGACCTCGACGCGAGCGCCATCGCCGTGAACGCCTCCGGCCGGGTCTACTCCGACGGCCACTTCGTCTTCTTCAACAACAAGCAGAGCCCGGACCAGACGATCGTCCACACCGGCGACAACGTCACCGGCCAGGGCGAGGGCGACGACGAGCAGATCAACGTCAACCTGGCCGCCCTGCCGGCCGATGTCGACAAGGTCGTCTTCCCGGTCTCCATCTACGACGCCGAGTCCCGCGGCCAGAACTTCGGCCAGGTGCGCAACGCCTACATCCGCATCCTCAACCAGGCCGGCGGCGCCGAGATCGCCCGCTACGACCTGAGCGAGGACGCCGCCACCGAGACCGCCATGGTCTTCGGCGAGCTCTACCGCAACGGCGCCGACTGGAAGTTCCGCGCGGTCGGCCAGGGCTACGCCTCCGGCCTGGCGGGCATCGCCTCCGACTTCGGCGTCAACATCTGA
- the arfB gene encoding alternative ribosome rescue aminoacyl-tRNA hydrolase ArfB, producing MSGPLLVRGSVSIPEAELQWRFSRSSGPGGQHVNTSDSQVELRFDLAATSALPPVWKERALERLAGRLSGGVLAVRASEHRSQWRNRETAAARLAALLAEATAPPPKQRRPTRIPRGLNERRLREKRMASERKRGRSGGWD from the coding sequence ATGTCCGGTCCTCTCCTCGTACGCGGCTCCGTCTCGATCCCCGAGGCCGAGCTGCAGTGGCGTTTCTCGCGCTCGTCCGGGCCGGGCGGCCAGCACGTCAACACCAGCGACAGCCAGGTGGAGCTGCGGTTCGACCTCGCGGCCACCTCGGCGCTGCCGCCGGTGTGGAAGGAGCGGGCGCTGGAGCGGCTGGCCGGACGGCTCAGCGGCGGCGTCCTCGCGGTGCGCGCGTCCGAGCACCGCTCGCAGTGGCGCAACCGCGAGACGGCCGCGGCCCGGCTCGCCGCGCTGCTGGCCGAGGCCACCGCGCCGCCGCCCAAGCAGCGCCGGCCCACCCGGATACCGCGCGGGCTCAACGAGCGGCGGCTGCGGGAGAAGCGGATGGCGTCCGAGCGCAAGCGGGGCCGTTCCGGCGGCTGGGACTGA
- a CDS encoding flavin reductase family protein gives MGQTVSSDDFRAAMARLAAGVVLVTAHDPEDGPRGEDVGMTATAFMSVSLDPPLVLASVRTGSRMDDVLERQPRWAVSVLSESQRHIAGRFAMRGRISDRLLFEDVSYYRGEASGAPVIGGALAIVECETEQRVAAGDHTLVIGRVMTARTPSAEGGPLSYFRGRYRFLG, from the coding sequence ATGGGTCAGACCGTCAGCTCCGATGACTTCCGCGCCGCGATGGCCCGCCTCGCCGCGGGCGTCGTCCTCGTCACCGCGCACGACCCGGAGGACGGGCCGCGCGGCGAGGACGTCGGGATGACGGCGACCGCCTTCATGTCCGTCTCGCTGGACCCCCCGCTGGTGCTCGCGAGCGTGCGCACCGGCTCGCGCATGGACGACGTGCTGGAGCGGCAGCCGCGCTGGGCGGTGTCGGTGCTCAGCGAGAGCCAGCGGCACATCGCCGGACGGTTCGCGATGCGCGGCCGGATCAGCGACCGGCTGCTCTTCGAGGACGTCTCGTACTACCGCGGCGAGGCGTCGGGCGCGCCGGTGATCGGCGGGGCGCTGGCGATAGTCGAGTGCGAGACGGAGCAGCGCGTGGCGGCCGGGGACCACACCCTCGTCATCGGCCGCGTGATGACCGCCCGCACGCCCAGCGCCGAGGGCGGCCCGCTCAGCTACTTCCGCGGCCGCTACCGCTTCCTGGGCTGA
- the cdgB gene encoding diguanylate cyclase CdgB, translating into MDHESEPYVRLATLRQLHAVVAELNSARGLADTLQAVADGVVRGLGYELAAVNLVQPDGDLVVAAFAGSAAGEALLAGRVGSRISWDRRLGMGEQWGSLRFIPHTEGWVLIDDDVPQWHTEGPLPRFDDEWHPGDRLYAPMHASQTLGSDLIGVISVDRPTSGRHPGPWGCEALQTYAFQAGVAISNARMRANMQRALVRLEREQQALRASEESFRQAFEYAPSGMAIAEMGGDQHGRLLRANDALCRLLGRSATMMRRYSFSDLVHPEDVGLLLRTSAEGGRAELRLARRDGSYLWVSLRNSVVADTADGPRLLLTHVEDIEERKSREIQLAHRASHDSLTGLPNSAELRSRLSARLCSRPQDRDAASAGPAGPDQFAFSYGYGYGPGDLATPLGGHDTHVHAEAPDEGDEEVGPEAGKGLAVLFCDLDGFKAINDQHGHHAGDAVLIEVARRLTGAVRDGDTVARLGGDEFVVLADGLTPADAADLTVRLRNAIIPPIRFEGRAVRVGASFGIGWAACGMTAEEVLHSADQRMYVEKRSRATARQSHRRAG; encoded by the coding sequence ATGGACCACGAGTCGGAGCCTTACGTCCGTCTGGCCACCCTCCGCCAGCTCCACGCGGTGGTCGCCGAGCTCAACAGCGCGCGCGGCCTCGCCGACACGCTCCAGGCCGTGGCCGACGGGGTGGTCCGCGGCCTGGGGTACGAACTCGCGGCGGTCAACCTGGTGCAGCCCGACGGCGACCTGGTGGTGGCCGCGTTCGCCGGCAGCGCGGCCGGCGAGGCGCTGCTGGCCGGCCGGGTCGGCTCCCGCATCTCCTGGGATCGCCGGCTGGGCATGGGGGAGCAGTGGGGCTCGCTGCGCTTCATACCCCACACCGAGGGCTGGGTGCTCATCGACGACGACGTGCCGCAGTGGCACACCGAGGGCCCGCTGCCCCGGTTCGACGACGAGTGGCACCCCGGGGACCGCCTCTACGCCCCCATGCACGCCTCCCAGACCCTCGGCAGCGACCTGATAGGCGTCATCTCCGTGGACCGGCCCACCAGCGGCCGGCACCCGGGCCCCTGGGGCTGCGAGGCGCTCCAGACGTACGCCTTCCAGGCCGGGGTGGCCATCAGCAACGCCCGGATGCGCGCCAACATGCAGCGCGCGCTGGTCCGGCTGGAGCGCGAGCAGCAGGCGCTGCGGGCCAGCGAGGAGAGCTTCCGGCAGGCGTTCGAGTACGCGCCCAGCGGGATGGCCATCGCGGAGATGGGCGGCGACCAGCACGGCCGGCTGCTGCGGGCCAACGACGCCCTGTGCCGGCTGCTGGGCCGGTCGGCCACCATGATGCGGCGCTACTCCTTCTCCGACCTGGTGCACCCCGAGGACGTCGGCCTGCTGCTGCGCACCTCGGCCGAGGGCGGCCGGGCCGAGCTGCGGCTGGCCCGCCGGGACGGCAGCTACCTGTGGGTGAGCCTGCGCAACTCCGTGGTCGCGGACACCGCCGACGGCCCGCGCCTCCTGCTCACCCACGTCGAGGACATCGAGGAGCGCAAGAGCCGGGAGATCCAGCTCGCCCACCGCGCCAGCCACGACTCCCTCACCGGCCTGCCCAACAGCGCCGAGCTGCGGTCCCGGCTGTCGGCCCGGCTCTGCTCCCGCCCGCAGGACCGCGACGCCGCCTCCGCCGGGCCGGCCGGGCCGGACCAGTTCGCCTTCAGCTACGGCTACGGCTACGGGCCCGGGGACCTGGCCACGCCGCTGGGCGGTCACGACACCCACGTGCACGCCGAGGCGCCCGACGAGGGCGACGAGGAGGTCGGCCCGGAGGCCGGCAAGGGCCTGGCGGTGCTCTTCTGCGACCTGGACGGCTTCAAGGCCATCAACGACCAGCACGGCCACCACGCCGGCGACGCGGTGCTGATCGAGGTGGCCCGGCGGCTCACCGGCGCGGTCCGGGACGGGGACACCGTGGCCCGGCTCGGCGGCGACGAGTTCGTGGTCCTGGCCGACGGGCTGACCCCGGCCGACGCCGCCGACCTCACCGTCCGGCTGCGCAACGCGATCATCCCGCCCATCCGCTTCGAGGGCCGCGCGGTGCGGGTGGGCGCCTCCTTCGGCATCGGCTGGGCCGCCTGCGGGATGACCGCCGAGGAGGTGCTGCACTCGGCGGACCAGCGGATGTACGTCGAGAAGCGCTCCCGCGCCACCGCCCGGCAGAGCCACCGCCGGGCCGGCTGA
- a CDS encoding sensor histidine kinase, with protein sequence MQRVYEFFRRHPLWVDGFWAAVLLGVSAVWTVAQARLGPPQRVAAVPLVLALGTVVALRRRAPERMLLLAIAVGLLQVAFGVGVNPADAAFLAIIFTCAATGARWSSRLALGAGLAAAPLAVTRWPPETTDRTVWAGLLQTFFLTVIFALSWVIGDRLRTRRAYYAQLEEKAARLHREREAQSRAAVAAERARIARELHDVVAHNVSVMVVQADGAAYVLDAAPDQAKQALATISTTGRQALAEMRRLLGLLRAGDDAGGEYVPQPGVDQLGDLIDQVRGAGLPVRFEVAGRARPLPSGVELTAYRVVQEALTNVRKHGGDGASASVLLGFGDAALDLLIEDDGQGAVRELYTQGGQDGLGQGLIGMRERIGMVGGTLAAGPRPGGGFRVSAVLPLRAPG encoded by the coding sequence GTGCAACGCGTCTACGAGTTCTTCCGACGGCACCCCCTGTGGGTCGACGGCTTCTGGGCCGCCGTCCTGCTGGGCGTTTCGGCGGTGTGGACCGTGGCGCAGGCGCGGCTCGGCCCGCCGCAGCGGGTCGCCGCGGTGCCGCTCGTCCTGGCCCTGGGCACGGTGGTGGCGCTGCGCCGCCGCGCCCCGGAGCGGATGCTGCTGCTGGCCATCGCCGTCGGGCTGCTCCAGGTGGCGTTCGGGGTGGGCGTCAACCCCGCCGACGCCGCCTTCCTGGCGATCATCTTCACCTGTGCCGCCACCGGGGCGCGCTGGTCCTCGCGGCTGGCGCTGGGCGCGGGGCTGGCCGCCGCGCCGCTGGCGGTGACGCGCTGGCCGCCGGAGACGACCGACCGCACGGTCTGGGCCGGGCTGCTCCAGACCTTCTTCCTCACCGTGATCTTCGCGCTGTCCTGGGTGATCGGCGACCGGCTGCGCACCCGCCGCGCCTACTACGCCCAGCTGGAGGAGAAGGCCGCCCGGCTGCACCGGGAGCGGGAGGCGCAGTCCAGGGCGGCGGTGGCCGCCGAGCGGGCCCGGATAGCCCGCGAGCTGCACGACGTGGTGGCGCACAACGTCTCGGTGATGGTCGTCCAGGCCGACGGCGCCGCCTACGTGCTGGACGCCGCCCCCGACCAGGCCAAGCAGGCACTCGCCACCATCTCCACCACCGGCCGCCAGGCCCTGGCGGAGATGCGCCGGCTGCTGGGCCTGCTGCGGGCCGGCGACGACGCCGGCGGGGAGTACGTCCCGCAGCCCGGCGTCGACCAGCTCGGCGACCTCATCGACCAGGTGCGCGGTGCCGGCCTGCCGGTCCGCTTCGAGGTGGCCGGCCGGGCCCGCCCGCTGCCCAGCGGCGTCGAGCTGACCGCCTACCGGGTCGTCCAGGAGGCGCTGACCAACGTCCGCAAGCACGGCGGCGACGGGGCCAGCGCCAGCGTCCTGCTCGGCTTCGGCGACGCCGCGCTCGACCTGCTGATCGAGGACGACGGCCAGGGCGCCGTCCGCGAGCTGTACACCCAGGGCGGCCAGGACGGGCTGGGCCAGGGGCTGATCGGGATGCGCGAGCGGATCGGCATGGTCGGCGGCACCCTGGCGGCCGGCCCCCGGCCGGGCGGCGGCTTCCGGGTGAGCGCGGTACTGCCGCTGCGCGCCCCCGGCTGA
- a CDS encoding response regulator, which produces MPIRVMLVDDQVLLRTGFRMVLAAQPDMDVVAEAGDGAEALEVLGRTEVDVVLMDVRMPRMDGVEATRRICGGERGAEGGPRVLILTTFDLDEYAFAALRAGAGGFLLKDVPPDELLAAVRAVHSGDAVVAPSTTRRLLDRFTPMLPPAARPERHPGLERLTEREREVLLLVAQGLSNGEIAERLVLSEATVKTHVGRILTKLGLRDRVQAVVLAYESGLVRAGGGRE; this is translated from the coding sequence ATGCCGATCCGCGTCATGCTCGTCGACGACCAGGTGCTCCTGCGCACCGGCTTCCGGATGGTGCTGGCCGCCCAGCCGGACATGGACGTCGTCGCGGAGGCCGGCGACGGCGCCGAGGCCCTGGAGGTGCTGGGGCGCACCGAGGTCGACGTGGTGCTGATGGACGTGCGGATGCCGCGGATGGACGGCGTGGAGGCCACCCGGCGGATCTGCGGCGGTGAGCGCGGCGCCGAGGGCGGCCCGCGGGTGCTCATCCTGACCACCTTCGACCTCGACGAGTACGCGTTCGCCGCGCTGCGGGCCGGCGCCGGCGGCTTCCTGCTCAAGGACGTCCCGCCGGACGAGCTGCTGGCGGCGGTCCGGGCCGTGCACAGCGGCGATGCGGTCGTCGCCCCCAGCACCACCCGGCGGCTGCTGGACCGCTTCACGCCGATGCTGCCCCCGGCCGCGCGGCCCGAGCGGCACCCCGGCCTCGAACGGCTGACCGAGCGCGAGCGGGAGGTGCTGCTGCTGGTGGCCCAGGGGCTGTCCAACGGGGAGATAGCCGAGCGGCTGGTGCTCTCCGAGGCGACTGTCAAGACCCACGTGGGCCGCATCCTCACCAAGCTCGGGCTGCGCGACCGCGTGCAGGCCGTCGTACTGGCCTACGAGTCCGGCCTGGTCCGGGCGGGCGGCGGCCGCGAGTAG
- a CDS encoding quinone oxidoreductase family protein, translated as MRAIVITEHGGPEVLRSTEVPEPEPGPGQVAVEVAWAGVNFADTLARANGYRVRELPFRPGLEISGRVRAVGAGVTDLVVGQEVAAFLDGGGYAEVVVAPAATVFALPAEVDLRTGATLPSVLPTAYGLLHEAARIREGDTVLVQGAAGGVGTVAGQLARAGGASAVYGVVSSLDKAEHALKSGYDAVFAEDAFDADVLEATGGRGVDIALDSVGGETFTRTLAVLARFGRLVSFGNAGGAEPWQVGPEQTYPKALSVGGFSILGLAAADPARLREIVHRSFDAAAEGGLELPVSAEFALADAADAHRLMESRTSIGKLLLRVRD; from the coding sequence ATGCGAGCGATCGTCATCACGGAGCACGGCGGCCCGGAGGTCCTGAGGAGCACCGAGGTGCCCGAGCCCGAGCCCGGCCCCGGACAGGTGGCCGTCGAGGTGGCCTGGGCCGGCGTCAACTTCGCCGACACCCTGGCCCGCGCCAACGGCTACCGGGTGAGGGAACTGCCCTTCCGGCCCGGCCTGGAGATCTCCGGCCGGGTCCGCGCGGTCGGCGCGGGGGTCACGGACCTGGTGGTGGGCCAGGAGGTCGCGGCGTTCCTCGACGGCGGCGGGTACGCCGAGGTGGTGGTCGCCCCGGCCGCCACCGTCTTCGCGCTGCCCGCGGAGGTGGACCTGCGCACCGGCGCCACCCTGCCCAGCGTGCTGCCCACCGCCTACGGCCTGCTGCACGAGGCGGCCCGGATCCGGGAGGGCGACACGGTGCTGGTGCAGGGCGCGGCCGGCGGGGTCGGCACGGTCGCCGGCCAGCTGGCCAGGGCCGGCGGCGCCTCGGCCGTCTACGGCGTGGTCTCCAGCCTCGACAAGGCCGAGCACGCCCTGAAGTCCGGCTACGACGCGGTCTTCGCCGAGGACGCGTTCGACGCCGACGTGCTGGAGGCCACCGGCGGCCGGGGCGTCGACATCGCGCTGGACTCCGTCGGCGGCGAGACGTTCACCCGCACGCTCGCGGTGCTCGCCCGCTTCGGCCGGCTCGTCTCCTTCGGCAACGCCGGCGGCGCCGAACCCTGGCAGGTCGGGCCCGAGCAGACCTACCCGAAGGCGCTGTCGGTGGGCGGGTTCTCCATCCTCGGCCTGGCCGCCGCCGACCCGGCGCGGCTGCGCGAGATCGTCCACCGCTCCTTCGACGCGGCGGCCGAGGGCGGCCTGGAGCTGCCGGTCAGCGCGGAGTTCGCGCTCGCCGACGCGGCCGACGCGCACCGGCTGATGGAGTCCCGCACCAGCATCGGCAAGCTGCTGCTGCGGGTGCGGGACTGA